The Archangium primigenium genomic interval CAACGACGCCGTCTACCGTGGCCGGTGGAAGGAGGCGTACGTCGCGCTGAGCGGCACGAACAACTTCCCCGAGTTCACCGGCCGCCTGTGCCCCGCGCCTTGCGAGGCGGCGTGCGTGCTCAGCATCGATCAGGATCCGGTGACCATCGAGCACCTGGAGAAGGAGATCATCGAGCGCGCCTTCGCCGAGGGCTGGGTGACGGCCCGGCCTCCGGCGCACCGCACCGGCAAGCGCGTGGCGGTGGTGGGCTCGGGTCCGGCGGGGCTCGCCGCGGCGGCGCAGCTCAACCAGGCCGGCCACCGGGTCACCGTGTTCGAGCGCGATGACCGGCCCGGCGGCCTGCTGCGCCACGGCATCCCCGACTTCAAGCTGGAGAAGTCCGTGCTGGAGCGGCGGCTCAAGCTGATGGAGGCCGAGGGCATCGAGTTCCGCTGCGGCGTGGACGTGGGCCGCGAGCCGACCTACGCCGCGCTGCGCGAGCAGTACGACGCGATTGTGCTGGGCATCGGCGCCCAGCGCGGCCGGGACCTGGACGTGCCCGGGCGGGAGCTGTCCGGCGTGGTCATGGCCATGGACTACCTCACGCACCAGAACCGGGTGCTGGCCGGGCTCACCTCGCTCGAGCCCCGCTTCGACGCGGCCGGCAAGCGCGTGCTCATCCTCGGCGCGGGCGACACGGGCTCGGACTGCCTGGGCACGGCCCTGCGCCAGGGCGCCGCGCACGTGATGCAGGTGTCCTACGCGCCGCCGCCGCCCCAGGTGCGCGCCCTGGAGAACCCCTGGCCCCGCTGGCCCCTCGTCTTCCGCACCTCTTCCAGTCAGGAGGAGGGCGGCCAGCGCGAGTTCGGCCTCGTCACGAAGCGCCTGTCGGGCCGGGACGGCCGCCTGGAGGCGGTGCACACGGTGAAGGTGGAGGTGCGGCCCGACGCCGAGGGCAAGCCCCGGCTGGTGGAGATTCCCGGCTCGGAGAGCGCCCTCGAGGTGGACCTCCTGGTGCTCGCCATCGGCTTCGCGGGACCGGACACCCGGGTGCTCGCCGAGCAGCTCGGGGTGAAGCTCTCGCCCCGGGGCAACGTGCACGTGGACGCGCACTTCGCCACCTCCGTGCCCGGCGTGTATTGCGCGGGGGACGCCCACCGCGGCGCGAGCCTCATCGTCTGGGCCTTCGCCGACGGCCGCGAGGCGGCCCGCTCCGTCGACGCCTACCTCGCCCAGGGCGACTCGGCGCTGCCCACCCGCGGCAAGGACTACGCCATCGGCTGAGCCCCGCTCCGCCCCCTCACTCCCGCGCGGTTCCCCCAACGGGCCCGGTCGTTTCGGGCCCGTTGTCGTTGCGGGCACCAAGTGATTGAAAGTTTACAGGCTTATTGGGATTTGAGAGTTTTGCCCGAATTCCTTTGACTACGGGATAAGAATTAGGAGAAATGCTGAATCGTGGAAGCCCGGCGCCCGACCTGTACGCGTCCGGCTTCCTCCACGACGAAGCAGAGGTTCCTCCTCCTCCCCCCAAGCAAGGGAATGTCCGATGACGCGTAAGCTCCCCGCTCTCACCGCCCTCACCGCCCTGTTCGCCGGCATGTCCGCCCTGGCGGCCCCCGTCCCCGCCGTGGTCCCCATGTCCGTGCCGGAGGCCTCGCCCGAGGTGCTCTCCGCGATGCAGCGCGACCTGGGGCTCAGCCCCGCGCAGTCCATGCGCCGCATGGCGGTGGAGGCGCTCGCGGCGCACACCGAGCAGCGCCTGGCGGCGGAGCTGGGGGACACGTTCGGTGGCGCGTGGATGAACGAGGACGGGAGCGCCCTCATCGTGGCCGTCACCGACGAGTCCAGCATGCGTCAGGTGCTGCGCCAGGGCGCCGAGCCCAAGCTCGTGACGCGCTCGCTGGCCCAGCTGGAGCGGATGCGCACCGTGCTGGACCGCAACGCCGAGCGCGCGCCCCGCGGCATCTTCGCCTGGAGCGTGGACGTGCGGACCAACAGCGTGGTGGTGACGGCGCTGGACGAGGCGCTCGCCAAGGGCTTCATCGCCGACAGCGGCGCGGACGTGGAGGGCCTGCGCGTGGAGGTGTCGCGCGAGGAGTACCGCCCCCTGTACGACATCCGTGGCGGTGACGCGTACTACCCGGGCAACGCGCGCTGCTCCATCGGCTTCGCGGTGAACGGCGGCTTCGTGACCGCGGGCCACTGTGGCGGCGTGGGCACCAACACCACCGGCAGCGGCGTGGCGCAGGGCACCGTGCGCGGCTCCACCTTCCCCGGCAAGGACCAGGCCTGGGTGCAGACCAACGGCTCGTGGGTGGCCCAGCCCTGGGTGAACAACTACGCGGGCGGCGTGGCCAATGTCGCCGGCTCCAACGAGGCCACGGTGGGCAGCTCCGTCTGTCGCTCGGGCTCCACGACGGGCTGGCGCTGTGGAACCATCCAGGCGCGCGGCGCGACCATCAACTACGCGAACGGCCCGGTGTACGGCGCCGTGCAGACCAACGCCTGCGCCGAGGGCGGTGACTCGGGTGGCTCGTGGATCTCCGGTGACCAGGCCCAGGGCGTGACCTCGGGCGGCTCGGGCAACTGCTCCACCGGCGGCACCACCTTCTTCTTCCCGCTCAAGCCCATCCTCCAGGAGTACGGCCTGACGCTGAAGACCTCGGGCGGCGGCAGCACGGGCGGCAAGGCCATCCGCTCGCGGCTGAACAACAAGTGCATCGACATCCCCAACTCGAACACGAACGACGGCACGCAGCTGCAGATGTGGGACTGCAACGGCACGGGCGCGCAGAGCTGGCAGTGGTACTCGGATGGCTCGGTCCGCGCGCTGGGCAAGTGCATGGACGTGGCCTGGGGCTCGGTGGACGCGGGCGCCATCATCCAGATCGCCAACTGCAGCGGCAACCCGGCCCAGAAGTTCATCCTCAGCGGCGCGGGGGACCTGGTGAACCCCCAGGCCAACAAGTGCGTGGACATCGTGGACCACAACCAGAACAGCGGCGCCAAGCTCATCCAGTGGACCTGCACCGGCGCCAACAACCAGAAGTGGTACCAGTAGGCCGTCGCTCCCTGGGAGGGGCTTCCCTCCCAGCGCGGTGGTGACGTCCCCTCTCGTCGTTGAACGCGCGCGCGGGGTGAGCCCCCGGGTTCCCCCGCCGCGTGCCGCCTCCCAACCCCAGACTTCAGAAGGAAACACCCGATGAACCGCATGTTCCGCACGTTCTCCACCCTGACGGCGCTGTGCACCGGCGTCGTGGGGATGTCCGCCCTGGCCTCCCCCGTGCCCGCCGCCGTTCCCCTGTCCGTGCCGGAGACCGCTCCGGAGGTGCTCGCCGCGATGCAGCGCGACCTGGGGCTCACCCCCGAGCAGTCCCTGCGCCGCATGGCGGTGGAGACGCTCGCGGCGCACACCGAGAAGCGCCTGGCGGCGGAGCTGGGCGACACGTTCGCCGGCGCGTGGATGAACGAGGAGGGCACGGCCCTCATCGTGGCCGTCACCGACGAGGCGGGCATGCCCCAGGTGCTGCGCGCGGGCGCCGAGCCCAAGCTCGTGCCGCGCACCCTGGCCCAGCTCAACCGGGTGCAGTCGGCCCTGGATCAGCGCGCCACGCGCGCCCCCCGCGGCGTGGGCGGCTGGTACGTGGACGTGAAGACCAACACCGTGGTCGTCTTCGCCGAGGACCCGTCGCTCGCCAAGGCGTTCATCGCCGACAGCGGCCTGGGCGAGGAGGCCTCGGTGCGCGTGGAGCACGCCGCGGGCGAGCCCCGGACGGTGTACGACATCCGCGGGGGTGACGCGTACGGCACGGGCAACGCGCGCTGCTCCATCGGCTTCTCGGTGAATGGCGGCTTCGTGACCGCGGGCCACTGCGGCGGCGTGGGCACGGCCACCAACGGCAGCGGCGTGGCCCAGGGCACCGTGCGCGGCTCCACCTTCCCGACCAACGACTGGGCCTGGGTGCAGACCAACGGCTCGTGGGTCTCCACGCCCTACGTGTACAACTACTCCAACGGCCTGGTGCCCGTGCACGGCTCCAACGAGGCCGCGGTGGGCGCGAGCCTCTGCCGCTCGGGCTCCACGACGGGCTGGCGCTGTGGCGTGCTCGAGGCCAAGAACATCACGGTGAACTACTCCAACGGCCCCGTCTACGGCATGACCCAGACGACGGCCTGCGCCGAGCCGGGTGACTCCGGTGGCTCGTTCATCGCCGGCAACCAGGCCCAGGGCGTCACCTCGGGCACCACGGGCAACTGCGGCAACTCGGCCACGCGCTCGTTCTACCAGCCCCTCAACCCCATCCTGAGCCAGTTCGGCCTGGCGCTCACCACCACGAGCGGTGGCGGCAGCACGGGCGGCAAGGCGATCAAGTCGCGGCTGAACAACAAGTGCATCGACATCCCGAACTCGAACACGAACGACGGCACGCAGCTGCAGATGTGGGACTGCAACGGCACGGGCGCGCAGAGCTGGCAGTGGTACTCGGATGGTTCGGTCCGCGCGCTGGGCAAGTGCATGGACGTGGCCTGGGGCGCGGTCACCAACGGCGCCATCATCCAGATCGCCAACTGCAGCGGCAACCCGGCCCAGAAGTTCATCCTCAGCGGCGCGGGGGACCTGGTGAACCCCCAGGCCAACAAGTGCGTGGACATCGTGAACATCAACAGCAGCAGCGGCGCCAAGCTCCACCAGTGGGAGTGCAACGGGGCCAACAACCAGAAGTGGTACCAGTAGGCGCGCCCGACCCGTCCGGGTCGTGAGCCCAGGGGCCTCCTGTCCATCGGACGGGAGGCCCCGTGCGTTTTCGGCGCCCTGGACGCGGGGTCCGGGTGCCTCGGGGGTGGGACGCGGGGGAGGGGAGTGCTACGGTTGGGCAGCCGTGGATTGACGGAGGGACGGGTGGGCACGCTCCTGAAGGGTGGCATCGTTGTCGAACTCGAGCCGGCGTGCGTCGAGCGCGTGGACCTGCGCGTCGAGGGCGATCGCATCGTGGCGCGCGGACCGGACCTGGCCGCCGCGCCGGATGACGAGGTGCTCGCGCTCTCGGGCAAGCTCGTCTTCCCGGGGCTGGTGAGCGCGCACCAGCGGCTCTACGCCAGCCTGGGCCGGGGCATGCCCCGGCCGAAGCTGGACGGCTACCAGGAGCTCCTGGAGAAGGTGCGCTGGCGCTACGAGGACGCGCTGGACCTGGACGCGGTGCAGGTGGCCGCGACGGCCGGCGGCCTGGAGGCGCTGCAGTGCGGCACCACCACCCTGTTCGACCTGCACTCCTCGCCCCGGGCCGTCCAGGGCGCGCTGATGCGGGTGGGCCGGGGCCTGCACGAGGTGGGTGTGCGGGGCGTGTTGTCCTACGCCGTCACGGACCGCCGGGGCGCGCTGGGGCGGGAAGAGGGGCTGGAGGAGACGGTGGCCTTCGCGCGCAAGGCGCGGGGCCGGCTGCGCGGGCAGGTGGGCTCGGCGCCGCTCTTCACCGTGGGCAAGGAGGCCCTGGAGGGGCTGGCCGAGGCCTTGAAGGGCTCGGGCACGGGCCTGCACGTGCCCCTGGCGGAGGATCCGCTCGACGAGACGCTGTCCACGGAGCGCTTTGGCGCCTCGCCGGTGACGCGGCTGGTGGAGGGCGGGCTGGTGTCGGCGCAGACGGTGCTGGCGCACGTGGGCCACCTGGCGTGGCCGGAGCTGGCGCAGCTGCTGCCCACGGGGGCGTGGCTGGCGCACACCCCGCGCTCCAACATGGAGGCCGAGGTGGGCTACGCCCCGGCCCTGAAGTTCGGCCACCGGGCCACGCTGGGCGCGGACGGGGTGAGCGCGGACATGTTCGCCGAGGCGCAGGCGGCCTGGCTGCGCTCGCGCGACGCGGGGCAGCCCATCGACGTGCTGCGCTACCTGGCCAACGGCCAGCGCCTGGCCTCGCAGGCCTTCGGGCTGCAACTGGGCCCCATGCGCGAGGGCGCGGTGGCGGATCTGCTCGTCATGGACTACCTGCCGGCCACGCCGCTCACCGCGGACAACCTCGCCTGGCACGTGGCGTTCGGCCTGGGCTCGCGCCACGTGGAGTCGGTCATGGTGGACGGGGTGTGGCGGGTGTGGGCGCGCCGGCCCCTGTCCGTCAACCCGAGCGTGGTGGCCGAGCAGGCCCGCGAAGCCGCCGCGTCCGTGTGGGCGCGCATGGGCGAGAAGTGATAAGCCTGCGGGCATGCTCACTGCCACGCTCGTCGCCGGCTTCCTCGCGGGAGCCACCCCCCAGGCTGGAGAGGTCGCGCCCGACTTCACGGTGCAGGACACCTCCGGCAAGTCCCACTCGCTCTCGGAGATGGTGAAGGCGGGCCCCGTCATCCTCGCCTTCTTCCCCAAGGCCTTCACCGGCGGCTGCACCAAGGAGCTGACGGCCTACCGCGACCGCTACAAGGACGTGGAGAAGCTCGGCGGCCAGCTGCTCGCGGTGAGCACCGACGAGGCCGCGGACCTCATCAAGTTCAAGGACTCGCTCAAGGCGCCCTTCGCCTTCGTGCCGGATCCGGAGGCCAAGCTCACGAGCCTCTACGACGTGAAGATGCCGGTGATGAACCTGGCCAACCGCTACACCTTCGTCATCGGCGAGGACCGGAAGATCCTCAAGGTGGACCAGGGCAAGGACGCGGTGGACCCCAACGGCGCCATCGCCTCGTGCCCCCTGCGCAAGCCCAAGGCGGACGCCGCGGCGACGCCCGCTCCGGCCCCGGCTCCGGCTCCGGCCAAGAAGTAGCCCATGCGTCCGGCTCCCTCCCTCGCCCGACGATGCGCCGCGCTCGGGGTCCTGCTGCTGGGCTCGGCCGCGCTGCTGGCCACCTCCCCGCCTGACTACTGGGGCCAGGACGCGGTCCTCCAGGGCCGCACCCTGTGGCTGGATGCGCGCGCGCCCGAGGCCCGGCGCGCGCTGCGGGTCGTCGTGACCCAGCCGAAGGAGGACGAGCAGGAGGTGGAGGGCTGGTTCCGGGTCGACCTCTCCGTGCGCTGGCTGCCCCCGGAGGGCGCGACCACCGCCGCGAGGCCCTGGGTGCGCGCGCGGCTCGTGCGCGCGGGGACGCCCCTGGAGCCCGAGGTGCTCATCCTCGAGGGCACCCCCGGGGTCGGGACGCTGTCCGTGTCCACGCCCCTGATGTTCAAGCCCGCGTGCGTGAAGCAACGCCGGTGCGAGCAGTCCTTCCAGCTCGAGCTGGACTGGCAGGGGGGTCCCGTGGGCGGCGTGCTCGCGGTGGACTGGCCCGCCACGGCGTACGTCCATGGCTCGGAGGACGAGCTCGTGATGCCCGAGGGCCTCGAGGTACGGCTCACCGAGCCCTGAACCCGAGTCGGGGCTGACAAGCCCCTCGCGGGGACCGGCGGACGGGGTGTCCTCGGCCGCACACCCCAAGCGTTGACGAGTCGGCGCCGCGCGAGCGCTTCCGTTCACCGGACCCTCGGTCCGCGGTGCGAGTCGTCTGGCGGGGGCCCGGGGCCGTGTTACCCCTGGGTCTACCCATGCGTGATCGTTCCTCCCTCCGGCATCCCGTTCCCGCGCATCCCCGCGGAGGGCGCCCCGTGCGCCGGGTGCTGCTGTCCACCCCCACCGGGGGGACGGCATGGGCGTCCTCGCTGGCCCTGTGCCGGGCGCTGGGGGAGCGCGGCGTGGCGGTGACGCTGGCCACCCTGGGCGCGCCCCTCACCGCGGCCCAGTGGCACGGCCTGCTGGGCCTTCCCGGCCTGCGCGTGGAGCAGAGCACGTGGCGCGCGGAGCCCACCGACGCCGTCTGGGAGGACATGGACGCCGCGGGGGCGTGGCTCCTGGAATTGGAGGCGCGCGACGCGCCGGACGCCGTGCACCTGTGCGGCGCCCGCCACGGTGTGCTGCCCTTCCGGCGCGCCCCCTTGGTGGTGGGGCTCGACTGCCCCCTGGCGTGGAACGAGGCCGTGCGCGGCGCGTCGGCGCCCGAGCGCGACTGGCTCGCCCGCTGGGAGGTGACGCGGGGCCTGCGCGCCGCCGGCCATGTGGTGACGCCCTCCGTGGACCTCCTGGCCTCGCTGGAGCGCCACCACGGGCCCCTGCCCGCCGCGAGCGTCATTCCGCCCGGCCTGTCGCCCGCCGACTTCCCGCCCGCGCGCGTGCGCGAGCCCTTCATCCTCGCCACGGGCGCGTGGTGGGACGAGGCCCACAACCTCCAGGTGCTCGAGGCCGTGGCGCCCCGGGTGGACTGGCCCGTGTTGGTGGCCGGTGGCCGCGAGCACCCCGAGGGTGGCCAGATGCGGGCCCGCTCCGTGCGGCTGCTCGGCGAGCTGTCCTCCTCCGCCCAGGCCAGCTACCTCGGCCGCGCCTCGCTCTTCGTCCAGCCCGCGCGCCAGGCCTGGAGTGACGTCGCCGCGCTGGAGGCCGGACTCGCCGGGTGTGCGTTGGTGTTGGCGGACATCCCCTCGCTTCGCGAAAGGTGGGAGGACGCGGCGGTGTTCGTGCCACCGGACGACACGGACATGCTCGCGCGGGCGCTGCGCCGCCTGGTGGCCGAGCCCGCCCTGCGCGGCCGGATGTCCACCCTCGCACGCACCCGGGCCCTGGCGTTCTCTCCCGAGCGCCTGGCGGATGCCTACCTTGCGGTCTACGCCCGCCTGGGTGAGGAATCCCAGCGGGTGTCGTCCCCCCTGTCTCAACGGGCGCGGGCGACCTGAGCGGGACGCGGGGAGGTGGGGCCCGCGTCCGGTACTTCTGCACGAGGAGCGGGACATGCGGCGCGGTCACGGACTTCGGATCGCCTTCTTCGGCGCGAGCCTCGCCTCGGCCTGGTGGAACGGCGCCGCCATGTACTACTGCGGCATCCTCCGGGCCCTGCACGCCCGGGGGCACCGCATCACCTTCTACGAGCCGGACCTGGCGGGCCGCCGTCCCGGGGAGCAGGTGCCCGCCCCGTGGGCGCGGGTCGTCGTCTACCCGGTGGAGGACACCTCGGCCCTGGAGCGCTGCCTGGAGGAGGCCCGGGGCGCGGACGTGGTGGTGAAGGCCAGCGCGGTGGGCGCGCACGACGCGTGGCTCGACGCGCGGGTGCTGGAGCTGCGCTCGGGGCGCACGCAGGTGGTGTACTGGGACCTGGACGCGCCGGTGACGCTGGAGCGCCTGCTCGGCGAGCCCGAGGCGCCCCTGCGCGCGCTGGTGCCGCGCTATGACCGCATCCTCACGCAGGGCGGGGGAGACCGGGTGGTGCTCGCCTACCGGGACCTGGGGGCGCGCGACTGCGTGCCGGTGTACGGCGCGGTGGATCCGGACGTGCACTTCCCCGTGTCCCCCGAGCCCCGCTTCGACTGCGCGCTGGCCTTCCTGGACGACCGGCTGCCGGACCTGGAGCGGCGCGTGGAGTCCTTCTTCCTGCGCGCGGCGAACCTGCTGCCCGACATGCCCTTCCTGCTCGGGGGCGAGGGCTGGGAGGACCGGCCCCGGCCGGCCAACGTGCGCTACGTGGGGCACGTGGCGCCCGGGGAGCACAACGTCATGCGGGGCACGGCGCGCACGGTGCTCGACGTGAGCCGCGAGGGCATGGCGCGCTTTGGCTACTCGCCCGCCTCGCACCTGTTCGCCGCGGCGGGCGCGGGCGCGTGCCTCATCACCGACGGGTGGGAGGGCATCGAGCTGTTCCTGGAGCCGGGCCGCGAGTGCATGGCGGCGCGCGACGGGCTGGAGGTGGCCGAGGCGGTCGTCTGCCTCACGGACGCGGGCGTGCGCGAGCTGGGACAGGCCGCGCGCCGCCGGGTGCTGGCCGAGCACACCTACGCGCATCGGGCCGTGCAGGTGGAGGCGTTGCTGGGCCACGTGGGGGGCCCGGGGGGACCGCGCGAGCACCGCGGGTGAGGCCGCAAGGTTCCGTGCCTTGATGTTCCAGGTGTCACCGCTTGACGGATGCGCGTGAGCTTCTCGGGCGGGTGGATGGGACTCGTTGGGGGCGAGGTGTTCGCGCGAGGGCTTTCAGTTCTCCAACCGTGCGGTGCTTCTCCTTCGCCGGGCTCTGTTCCGCGCGGAATGCACGCAGAAGTACCGAGCCAAGCGGGAACTCGGGCTCACGGGCCGCATGCAGGAGCCATGCTTCCTTCCTCGCGGGAGAAAGGCGCGTCACCCAGTGGCGGAACGCGTTCGCGTCGGAGGCGGGCCTCGCGCTTGCCCGCGCCGCGGCCAGGAGGAGGTCGATGTCGATGCCGAGGAACTCCACCAGCGCGTGCTGCGCGGTCGTGAGCGTGGTGAGTCCAGGCGGAACTGGCGGCTCCGTCGTGGATTCGTCCACGTCTCCCTCTTGGACCATGCGCAACCATGCCAGGTATGCACAGCGCAGGTCGCCTCGCATCAGCTCCGCGCGCAGGGGGAGCAGGGCCGCGAGTGAGCCTTGGCTCGCCTCTTCATCTTCGGCTTCCTCTGTGTGGCACGTGAAGTCCAGGACGACATGCTTGCCCGAACGCATCAACCGAGCGCTGCCCCGACCCTGGAAGAACGGTCGCAGGGTCTTCTCTTCAAGGTGGGCTCGTGGGACGCGCAGCATCAAACGACGCGTACCCCAGTTCGCGAAGTACAGGTGCGCGTCGAAGTAACGTGCCAGGAGCCTTGAAGGATCGGCCTTGAGATCTCCCCACTGGTACTCATTCCAGAAGCGTGTGGGCGAGATTTGAGCACGCGTCGAGATCGCGCGCAGTTCGGCCATCTCCTTCGCGGTCAGGGGTCGGTCAAGCGCCACGAATTCGTAGCACTGATACTCACTCACTTCGCCGCCTCCTTTCGCCCTCGTGGAGCGTGGGTCGCCTCATTGACCCGGAAGGTAGTGGGGAGGACCGACTTTTCAAGTCACGTGGGCTCCGCCAGCGGGGAGCGGTGTTGCGTGTGAAACAGGAGGGTGTTCTCGCCGGTCAATCCTCTTGGGAGGAAAACGGTTCCAAGAAGAGTCGAAGGCTGTGGTTGCGTGTGGCGCAGTCCGCGAGCGTGCGTCGCTTACGGAAGTCCCGGCTCAAGGTGTCGTGGGCGTCGTAGGCGCTCATCTGTGAGAGTTTCTTGCGCTCCTTTTCCGACTGCCGCTGGTCCAGTGCCCTGCGGAGCGCCTTCTTGGGGTCGCGCGTCGTGGAGGTGTCCTTCTGCTGATGGAGCGTCAGGATCCACGCTTCTGTCTCTTCCACGGCGATGGCGTAGTGGAACGTGGCTGAGGGGCGCCCGGAGAGCCACTCGTCGAGCTTCACCGCGACGCGCTTGCGCAATTCGATGGCGAAGTCCTTTGTCGAACCAGAGGGTCGGACGACGTCATAGCCGAGTTGCTCCGCCTCCGCGGTATCGATGTGGATGACGACAAGTCGATCCTCGTCGAGCGGACTGTTCAAGAACTCATGCAACTGAGTGCCTGTCATGCATTCTTGCTTCACGAGCCCCCAGTTGCTGAACTGCTCCTCCGTCATGTTGTGGAGGTCTGTTTCGTCGAGTGCGTACTGGGGACGCAGTGGCTGGAAGTCCGCGGAGTCGAATCCAAGTCCCCTCAAGATATTGTAGATGACGGCGAGGTCTCCGCGTCCCTCCGCGATGATTCCAATGCGCATGGTCGGTTCAAAACGCGTTGGGAATACCGCCGAGGTGTCCACGCATCCACAATTCCGAGAGCTTGTACTGAGATTCGTCCTTGGTCTTGGGCTTGAGCTTGATTCGTTTCCCTTCGGTGTGTCCCTGGTCGTTGCGGCGAATGACGACAAGCCGCTGGTCGTCGTCGTGCAGGTCGAGCCCATCCAAGATGGCCGGATTGTGCGTGGTGATGAGCACCTGCTTGTCGTGGGCCTTGGCCATGGCCGCGAGGGACTTCATCAACTCCCGGCAAAGCTGTGGGTTGAGCGCGGTCTCGATGTTGTCGATGGCGAAGATGGATGGAGTCTTGTCGCTCAGGAACAAGGCCAGGTAGAAGAGGATGTGGAGGATGCCCTCGTTCGCGTTCTCCGCCGAGAACACGTTGTTGCCTTTCTTCATGAATCGGTCCCGGAAGTAGAGCCGGGAGGTGCTTCGCCCGAGTTTATGTCCCTTGAATTTCAGTTCGTCCTGCGTGTCGATGAGGAGATTGTCGAACCAGGGGATGAACTTGCTGTAGCGCACGAGTTCGCGGCGCTGGGCCTGGGTCAGTTCCTCAAGGAAGACGTCGAGGTTTTCACCGTTGATGCCGAGCGGCAGCCTGCGACTGGTATTCTGGATGCCACGTAGCGCCAAGGGGTTGAGATTGTAGATGCAGAAACTCTTTAATTGCTGCTGCTGGAGGCTGAGATTGCTTCGGTGATTAACTGCGTTATCTAGAAACTGCAGCATGGAAGCATCACTATGGGTTCTGCGCATGTCGCGCAGATTGGATAGAAGCTCCCCGATGAACGCTTGCTTATTCGAGAGATTTGAAATTGGCCCCTTGGCGGAGGCGGTGTCGACCTGCCATCCAGAGTCAATATTGCTGGCATCAGGATGAAGCGTGAGCTTGAGCCAGGGGGCCTCTTCGTCGTTGTTGGGGGCCTTCGGTGCGGAGGTGAGCGTCAACGCGATGGCTTGAGCGGATTTCTTTTGGAGAAAGGAGCTGATCGTGATGGATGGCTTGGCGATCCGAACGCCTCTCGTATAGAGTTCCTCGATTTCGAGTGAGCCATCCGAAGCCGCGCTCGCCGTGGCGAAAGCCTCGAGGATGTTGGTCTTGCCCGCGCCATTCTCGCCGATGAGGACATTGATCCGCCCGAGTTCGAGCGTGTAGTCGAGGATCGACTTGAAATTCTGGATGTGGATCTTCTCGAGCATGCAGGACGCAGCTTAGCCCCTACGGATAGGGACCCGGAAAGTTTGGGTCCAGGTCCACGGGCGTGGACACGTCTGGACGCGGTCGGGAAGCCCGTTTCGTGCTACCCGGAGGGCGTGCGGACCGGATTGACCCTCTTCGAGCCCCAGCCCGATGCCGGTGACGTGCCGGAGGCCTTCCCCAGCCCCTTCGACGAGCTGGGCCCCCACGCCCTGGCGCGCCGGGCCGCCGACGCGGTGCGGGCCGAGCTCCAGGCGGGCGCCATCGCCCCGGGCGTGTCCGCGGCGCCGCTGGACGCTCCCGGGGGCGGCAAGATGTTCGGGGTGCTCGTCGTGCGCGAGCCCGGGGGCCGCTGGGGCTTCCTGCGCGCCTTCTCCGGCCTGCTCGGGGGCCAGTGGCGCGTGCCGGGCTACTGTCCGCCCGTGTTCGACGCCGAGGCCCGCTCCCACCTCGAGGTGCCGGGCGAGGCGGGGGTGAAGGCGCTGGCGGCCCGCGCCGAGGCCTTCGAGGCCTCCGCCGAACTCACCACCGCGCGCGAGGCCGTCGTGGCATTGACGTCCCACCAGGCCCGCGAGCGCGAGGCGATGCGGCTGCGCCACGAGGCGAACCGGCGCGAGCGTCAGGCCGAGCGCGAGCGGCTCCTCGGCGCCGCGCTGTCCGAGCCCGCGCGGCGCGAGGCCCTGCATGCGCTCGACCAGAAAAGCCGGGGGGACAAGGCCGAGAAGCGCCGGAGCGAGGCGGTCTGGGAGGCCGAGCAGGGGGCGCTCGCGCCGGGGC includes:
- a CDS encoding CgeB family protein, which gives rise to MRRGHGLRIAFFGASLASAWWNGAAMYYCGILRALHARGHRITFYEPDLAGRRPGEQVPAPWARVVVYPVEDTSALERCLEEARGADVVVKASAVGAHDAWLDARVLELRSGRTQVVYWDLDAPVTLERLLGEPEAPLRALVPRYDRILTQGGGDRVVLAYRDLGARDCVPVYGAVDPDVHFPVSPEPRFDCALAFLDDRLPDLERRVESFFLRAANLLPDMPFLLGGEGWEDRPRPANVRYVGHVAPGEHNVMRGTARTVLDVSREGMARFGYSPASHLFAAAGAGACLITDGWEGIELFLEPGRECMAARDGLEVAEAVVCLTDAGVRELGQAARRRVLAEHTYAHRAVQVEALLGHVGGPGGPREHRG
- a CDS encoding glycosyltransferase family 4 protein, whose amino-acid sequence is MRRVLLSTPTGGTAWASSLALCRALGERGVAVTLATLGAPLTAAQWHGLLGLPGLRVEQSTWRAEPTDAVWEDMDAAGAWLLELEARDAPDAVHLCGARHGVLPFRRAPLVVGLDCPLAWNEAVRGASAPERDWLARWEVTRGLRAAGHVVTPSVDLLASLERHHGPLPAASVIPPGLSPADFPPARVREPFILATGAWWDEAHNLQVLEAVAPRVDWPVLVAGGREHPEGGQMRARSVRLLGELSSSAQASYLGRASLFVQPARQAWSDVAALEAGLAGCALVLADIPSLRERWEDAAVFVPPDDTDMLARALRRLVAEPALRGRMSTLARTRALAFSPERLADAYLAVYARLGEESQRVSSPLSQRARAT
- a CDS encoding AAA family ATPase, translated to MLEKIHIQNFKSILDYTLELGRINVLIGENGAGKTNILEAFATASAASDGSLEIEELYTRGVRIAKPSITISSFLQKKSAQAIALTLTSAPKAPNNDEEAPWLKLTLHPDASNIDSGWQVDTASAKGPISNLSNKQAFIGELLSNLRDMRRTHSDASMLQFLDNAVNHRSNLSLQQQQLKSFCIYNLNPLALRGIQNTSRRLPLGINGENLDVFLEELTQAQRRELVRYSKFIPWFDNLLIDTQDELKFKGHKLGRSTSRLYFRDRFMKKGNNVFSAENANEGILHILFYLALFLSDKTPSIFAIDNIETALNPQLCRELMKSLAAMAKAHDKQVLITTHNPAILDGLDLHDDDQRLVVIRRNDQGHTEGKRIKLKPKTKDESQYKLSELWMRGHLGGIPNAF